In Panacibacter ginsenosidivorans, the following proteins share a genomic window:
- a CDS encoding (R)-mandelonitrile lyase, translated as MNTSENQNAIFPKGERAPADYFTGTAWLKMLVQANDIFNTSIGNVTFEPGTRNNWHKHPGGQILIVTDGVGYYQEKGKPIQTIRRGDVIQIPPDVVHWHGASHNSEMTHLAINTNTQKGIVEWLERVTDEEYNKI; from the coding sequence ATGAACACTTCAGAAAATCAAAACGCCATCTTTCCAAAAGGTGAAAGAGCCCCTGCAGATTATTTTACCGGAACTGCATGGTTAAAAATGCTGGTGCAGGCAAATGATATTTTTAATACATCAATTGGTAACGTAACTTTTGAGCCCGGCACCAGGAACAACTGGCACAAACATCCCGGCGGGCAAATTCTTATCGTTACAGATGGGGTTGGTTATTACCAGGAAAAAGGAAAACCAATACAGACAATCCGCCGGGGTGATGTTATACAGATTCCACCGGATGTTGTGCACTGGCATGGTGCTTCGCACAACAGTGAGATGACTCATCTAGCTATCAACACCAACACGCAAAAAGGAATTGTAGAATGGTTGGAACGTGTAACTGATGAAGAGTATAATAAAATTTGA
- a CDS encoding NAD(P)H-binding protein → MKNVIILGASGNIAKHVIDILVKKDDIDLTLFLRNKNRLKNTNVSKSRIIEGDVLAYDQLKKAIAGKDIVYANLSGALEALAKNIVRAMKETGVRKIIFICSIGIYDVPLKPVLEPYRKAADVIEASGLEYTILRPTWFTNADEVDYETTRKGKPEKGSVISQKSLATLITKIIESPEKYVHENLGVNKPNS, encoded by the coding sequence ATGAAAAATGTAATCATACTCGGTGCCAGTGGCAATATTGCAAAACATGTTATTGATATCTTAGTAAAGAAAGACGACATTGATCTTACCTTGTTTTTACGTAACAAGAACAGATTGAAAAATACTAATGTTTCAAAAAGCCGAATCATAGAAGGTGATGTGCTCGCTTATGATCAGTTGAAAAAAGCAATTGCGGGAAAGGATATAGTATATGCAAATCTTTCGGGTGCTCTCGAAGCGTTGGCAAAAAATATTGTAAGGGCAATGAAAGAAACAGGCGTTAGGAAAATTATTTTCATTTGCTCAATCGGCATCTACGATGTTCCTTTAAAACCTGTTTTAGAACCTTATCGAAAAGCCGCCGATGTAATTGAAGCATCAGGTCTTGAATACACTATTCTGCGTCCCACATGGTTTACCAATGCAGATGAAGTGGATTATGAGACAACAAGAAAAGGAAAGCCGGAAAAAGGTTCTGTCATTTCTCAAAAAAGCCTTGCAACTTTAATAACGAAAATCATTGAATCACCGGAAAAATATGTTCACGAAAATCTTGGAGTAAACAAACCAAATTCTTAA
- a CDS encoding transposase, whose protein sequence is MFLKCHLLYGRGHLVKKYFSLQSDCKNCPLRKTCISDKAKTKKVQHSIYKAELERAKARQQTVKARVMKRKRSSTVEPVWGTLINFTGMKRLNARGIKAANKMLLLAATVYNLKKWLRYNAPKTAIKAMALIKANKAAGFDFLKIIVQQLVLSPIAALKFSVCKMCFTGK, encoded by the coding sequence CTGTTTTTAAAATGCCATTTACTCTATGGGAGAGGTCACCTGGTAAAGAAATATTTTTCATTACAAAGTGATTGTAAAAATTGTCCATTAAGAAAGACCTGCATCAGTGATAAAGCCAAAACAAAAAAAGTACAGCACAGTATATACAAAGCAGAACTGGAAAGAGCAAAGGCAAGACAACAGACCGTAAAAGCAAGGGTGATGAAACGCAAACGCAGCAGTACGGTAGAACCGGTATGGGGCACACTGATCAATTTTACCGGCATGAAGCGTTTAAATGCAAGAGGAATAAAAGCAGCCAACAAAATGCTGTTACTGGCGGCTACAGTATATAACCTTAAGAAATGGTTGCGGTATAATGCACCCAAAACAGCAATCAAAGCAATGGCACTTATAAAAGCAAACAAGGCAGCAGGTTTTGACTTTTTAAAAATCATTGTACAGCAACTTGTTTTAAGCCCAATAGCGGCATTAAAATTTTCTGTCTGTAAAATGTGTTTTACAGGAAAGTAA
- a CDS encoding acyl-CoA desaturase yields MAILIFFIAHWYLSLFTQTFFYHRYASHDAFTMNKNWERFFYILSYITQGSSYMSPHAYAIMHRMHHAYTDTDKDPHSPRHSKNVFAMMMRTNKVYLGIYNGSLPVDEKFKKNVPDWPAFDRFALTWTSSVFWSLVYITYYIYFATAWWMYLLIPVHILMGPVHGTIVNWFAHKYGYRNFDVNNTSRNLLPVDVVMLGEAYHNNHHKYPSRINFGGVRWHEIDPVYPVIRVLDWLHIIRVKNTSLKRMEVEF; encoded by the coding sequence ATGGCTATTCTTATTTTCTTTATTGCTCACTGGTATCTTTCCTTATTTACACAAACTTTTTTTTATCACAGGTATGCGTCTCATGATGCGTTTACCATGAACAAAAACTGGGAGCGATTTTTTTATATACTGTCTTATATAACACAGGGTTCATCTTACATGAGCCCACATGCTTACGCCATTATGCACAGGATGCATCATGCTTATACAGATACGGACAAAGACCCGCATTCCCCAAGGCATTCAAAAAATGTATTTGCCATGATGATGCGTACCAATAAAGTTTACCTTGGTATTTATAATGGGTCGTTACCTGTTGATGAAAAATTCAAAAAAAATGTGCCGGACTGGCCGGCATTTGACAGGTTTGCGCTTACCTGGACTTCTTCTGTATTCTGGAGCCTCGTCTATATTACTTATTATATTTATTTCGCAACGGCATGGTGGATGTATCTGCTGATACCTGTGCATATATTAATGGGGCCTGTACATGGTACCATCGTAAATTGGTTTGCACATAAGTATGGCTACAGAAATTTTGACGTGAATAATACATCTAGAAATTTATTGCCGGTGGATGTAGTAATGCTTGGAGAAGCCTACCATAACAATCATCATAAATATCCATCAAGGATAAACTTTGGAGGTGTAAGGTGGCATGAAATTGATCCGGTATATCCTGTTATCCGGGTTTTGGATTGGTTGCATATCATCCGGGTTAAAAATACCTCTTTAAAAAGAATGGAAGTTGAATTTTAA
- a CDS encoding aldo/keto reductase — MQQRKLGQEGLAVSAIGLGCMGMTFSYYPFPEKQDAINLIHKAVEEGVTFFDTAEVYGPYNNEELVGEALAPYRDKVVIATKFGFNIQDGKMAGVTSKPEHIRKAVEGSLKRLKVDVIDLLYQHRVDPNTPIEDVAGTVKDLIAEGKVKYFGLSEAGAQTIRKAHAVQPVSALQSEYSMWTRQHETEIIPTIEELGIGLVAFSPLGKGFLAGKIDETTKFAQGDLRTMLPRFTEDARIANKALLDVVGKFAERKNATPAQIALAWVLAQKPWIVPIPGTTKIHRLTENNGAANIEFTAAELQEMEEASAQVKIMGTRYTEAMEKSTGL; from the coding sequence ATGCAACAACGTAAACTTGGACAGGAAGGTTTAGCAGTTTCAGCAATCGGTCTTGGTTGTATGGGAATGACATTTTCTTATTATCCATTTCCCGAAAAACAGGATGCCATTAATCTGATTCATAAAGCAGTAGAAGAAGGTGTTACTTTTTTTGATACTGCTGAAGTGTACGGACCTTATAACAATGAAGAATTGGTGGGCGAAGCATTAGCGCCATATCGTGATAAAGTAGTGATCGCAACGAAATTTGGGTTCAATATCCAGGATGGAAAAATGGCTGGTGTAACCAGTAAGCCGGAACACATCAGGAAAGCAGTGGAAGGTTCTCTCAAAAGATTGAAAGTTGATGTGATTGATCTTTTGTACCAGCATCGTGTTGATCCGAATACACCCATTGAAGATGTGGCAGGCACTGTGAAAGACCTGATAGCGGAAGGCAAAGTAAAATACTTTGGCTTATCTGAAGCTGGTGCGCAAACCATTCGTAAGGCGCATGCAGTGCAGCCTGTAAGCGCATTGCAAAGTGAATATTCTATGTGGACAAGACAACACGAAACAGAAATCATCCCTACAATTGAAGAACTCGGCATTGGATTGGTTGCATTCAGCCCGCTGGGTAAAGGATTTCTTGCAGGCAAAATAGATGAGACAACAAAATTTGCGCAAGGCGATTTACGCACCATGTTGCCAAGGTTTACAGAAGATGCACGTATTGCCAACAAAGCATTGCTTGATGTGGTGGGCAAATTTGCAGAAAGAAAAAATGCAACGCCTGCTCAGATCGCATTGGCATGGGTGCTGGCACAAAAGCCATGGATCGTTCCTATTCCTGGTACAACAAAAATTCATCGCCTGACAGAAAATAATGGTGCTGCAAATATTGAATTTACTGCAGCAGAATTGCAGGAAATGGAAGAAGCTTCTGCACAGGTAAAAATAATGGGCACCCGTTATACAGAAGCTATGGAAAAATCGACAGGGTTATAA
- a CDS encoding AraC family transcriptional regulator: MKLLHTGQFHGQTNNTVFLNGLTLTDTEYTQDKVDWHYHQNAYFTFILQGNVIEGNKKEVFNCSAGDLLFHNWQEPHYNIKPRGFTRGFHIELQENWLQNLHFSLGNLTGSMNIKDPDLKLSLYKIFKETKINDQTSQLSIESLLLQVLKQIIKDVEMPSKKNPTWVTKIREILNETFCDKLTLSELSNSVGIHPSHLSRGFPIYFQCTIGNYIRKLKIQKSLTLLPKKNISLSAIAFECGFADQSHFIRCFKDMLGIAPFTYRKLILS; encoded by the coding sequence ATGAAACTCTTACATACAGGACAATTTCATGGGCAGACAAATAATACTGTTTTTCTTAATGGCTTGACCTTGACAGACACCGAATACACACAGGACAAGGTAGATTGGCATTACCATCAAAATGCTTACTTTACTTTTATTCTGCAGGGAAATGTAATTGAAGGAAATAAGAAAGAAGTATTTAATTGCTCCGCAGGTGATTTATTATTTCATAATTGGCAGGAACCGCACTACAATATTAAACCTCGTGGATTCACACGTGGCTTTCATATTGAACTTCAAGAAAATTGGCTTCAAAATTTACATTTTAGTTTAGGCAATTTGACCGGAAGTATGAATATTAAAGACCCCGACTTAAAACTCTCGTTATACAAAATTTTTAAAGAAACAAAAATTAATGACCAAACATCTCAACTATCAATTGAGAGTTTATTACTGCAGGTATTAAAACAAATTATTAAGGATGTCGAAATGCCGTCAAAAAAAAATCCAACCTGGGTTACTAAAATAAGAGAAATTTTAAACGAAACATTTTGTGATAAGCTTACGCTTTCTGAACTGTCTAACAGCGTAGGTATTCACCCTTCACATCTTTCAAGAGGTTTTCCAATATATTTTCAATGCACTATAGGAAATTATATCAGGAAACTAAAGATTCAAAAATCACTTACACTTCTTCCAAAAAAAAATATTTCTTTATCTGCAATAGCTTTTGAGTGTGGTTTTGCAGACCAAAGCCATTTTATCAGGTGTTTTAAAGACATGTTGGGGATTGCACCTTTTACCTACAGAAAACTAATACTTAGTTAA
- a CDS encoding integrase core domain-containing protein, protein MKNISLPGDLSHRVNGILKTELVSSFYSDLYAASVHIARCITIYNHRRRHSSLNWQIPAEVHTQKGPQIRRWKNYYQNNTKQKEVTMQPT, encoded by the coding sequence ATGAAAAATATTTCTTTACCAGGTGACCTCTCCCATAGAGTAAATGGCATTTTAAAAACAGAACTTGTCAGCAGTTTTTACAGTGATTTGTATGCAGCATCGGTACACATAGCAAGATGCATTACTATTTACAACCACAGAAGAAGACACAGCAGTTTAAATTGGCAAATACCTGCTGAGGTGCATACACAAAAAGGACCACAGATAAGACGATGGAAAAACTATTATCAAAACAACACAAAACAAAAGGAGGTAACCATGCAACCAACCTGA
- a CDS encoding putative quinol monooxygenase gives MKTKNISLLALFLLSVVFTILSNKASAQEKNQMVRLAKIVIDSTQLENYKALLKEEIETSVRVEPGVITLYAVSEKNNPAHITILEIYADTSAYKAHLQAPHFIKYKTGTKDMVKSLELAEADPLVPGMKIK, from the coding sequence ATGAAAACAAAGAACATAAGTTTATTAGCCTTGTTTCTTCTCTCAGTTGTGTTTACAATTCTTTCCAACAAAGCATCTGCACAGGAGAAAAACCAAATGGTAAGGTTGGCAAAAATTGTAATTGATTCAACACAACTGGAAAACTACAAAGCTTTACTGAAAGAGGAAATTGAAACATCTGTGCGTGTTGAGCCCGGCGTGATCACTTTATATGCAGTATCTGAAAAGAATAATCCTGCGCACATTACTATTCTTGAAATATATGCTGATACTTCTGCTTACAAAGCACATTTACAAGCACCACATTTTATAAAATACAAAACGGGTACAAAAGATATGGTTAAGTCGCTTGAACTTGCAGAAGCCGATCCACTTGTACCGGGGATGAAAATAAAATGA
- a CDS encoding PAS domain S-box protein, with protein sequence MSPDSSLITLAGEASFYALFKHATVGILVVDTDGYIQLANPCSEKIFGYKKSELHGKRVEVLIPEALKKRHVQHRDHYFADPRARPMGYGLNLFARKKNGSSFPVEISLGYYELEGGRKAIAFVTDITERIKAEEHAKQSEKEYRLIFEGIHEFFIQQQIIKNNNGHITDLLFLEVNPATEKIIGKPRHEIIGHLRSEFFGPLDETLIEIIQRVELTGENIRCQQYIQSLGRWFDHSFYSLKPGQLTTLSIDITQQKKDEEELQRKQSLLEEETAFLIYLNKSGTRLSGINNMQQGLEEILNTAMQLMGADKGNIQFFDSEKQVLTIAAQKGFDKKFLDYFKEVSANDESACGRALKTKRQIVIEDTERDALFAPHRVIARNSRFRSVLSTPLMGQDGLPIGMISIHFSSPVIFSTSDLNKMNLYAQKAESFVTRCKLYEALEQTNALLEKRVTERTQQLRQSLEREQELSQQKSRFVAVASHELRTPLSTILSSVSLIEAYNKQEDEEKRKKHIDRVKSSIVTLVDILNDFLSVEKLEQGAVEIINESLSLQDLAVKIMEGVNTIY encoded by the coding sequence ATGAGCCCCGATTCATCCCTGATAACACTTGCTGGTGAAGCCAGTTTCTACGCTTTGTTCAAACATGCAACTGTGGGTATTTTGGTGGTTGATACTGACGGGTATATTCAACTTGCAAATCCCTGCAGTGAAAAAATATTTGGATACAAAAAATCTGAGCTGCATGGTAAACGGGTGGAAGTTTTAATACCGGAGGCTCTTAAAAAGAGGCATGTGCAACACAGGGATCATTATTTTGCAGATCCCAGGGCAAGGCCAATGGGATATGGACTTAACCTGTTTGCGCGTAAAAAAAATGGATCCAGTTTTCCTGTAGAAATCAGCCTGGGATATTATGAACTGGAAGGCGGGAGAAAAGCTATTGCATTTGTAACAGACATTACAGAAAGAATAAAGGCGGAGGAACACGCAAAACAAAGTGAAAAAGAGTATCGCTTAATTTTTGAAGGAATTCATGAATTTTTTATTCAGCAGCAAATTATAAAGAACAACAATGGCCACATAACTGATTTGCTTTTTCTTGAAGTAAACCCTGCTACAGAAAAAATTATAGGGAAACCACGCCATGAAATAATAGGACACCTGCGAAGTGAATTTTTTGGGCCATTGGATGAGACATTAATTGAAATCATTCAGCGGGTTGAATTAACTGGTGAAAATATCAGGTGCCAGCAATATATACAATCCCTGGGGCGCTGGTTTGATCACAGTTTTTATTCACTGAAGCCTGGCCAACTGACTACATTAAGCATCGATATAACACAACAAAAAAAAGATGAAGAGGAACTGCAGAGAAAGCAATCTTTACTGGAAGAAGAGACAGCATTCCTTATTTATCTTAACAAGTCCGGTACCCGGCTTTCAGGTATTAATAATATGCAGCAAGGTCTCGAAGAAATACTTAACACTGCGATGCAACTAATGGGCGCTGATAAAGGGAATATCCAGTTTTTCGATAGCGAAAAGCAAGTGTTGACCATTGCTGCGCAAAAGGGCTTCGATAAAAAATTCCTGGATTATTTCAAAGAAGTTTCTGCAAACGATGAGTCTGCTTGTGGACGGGCATTAAAAACAAAGCGCCAGATAGTAATAGAAGATACAGAAAGAGACGCTTTATTCGCTCCCCACCGTGTTATTGCCCGTAATTCCAGGTTTCGTTCAGTACTTTCTACTCCATTAATGGGGCAGGATGGTTTACCCATCGGTATGATATCTATACATTTTTCTTCTCCTGTTATATTTTCAACAAGTGACCTTAACAAAATGAATCTATACGCACAGAAAGCAGAAAGTTTTGTTACACGTTGCAAATTGTACGAAGCGTTAGAACAAACAAATGCTTTACTGGAAAAAAGGGTTACCGAAAGAACACAGCAGCTAAGGCAATCGCTGGAAAGAGAACAAGAGTTAAGTCAACAGAAGTCTCGTTTTGTTGCCGTTGCATCTCACGAATTGCGTACTCCGTTAAGTACGATTCTTTCCAGTGTTTCACTTATTGAGGCATATAATAAACAGGAAGATGAAGAAAAAAGAAAGAAACACATTGATCGTGTTAAATCTTCAATAGTAACGCTTGTAGATATTTTAAATGACTTTCTTTCTGTTGAAAAGTTAGAACAGGGTGCAGTGGAAATAATAAATGAAAGCTTAAGTCTACAGGACCTAGCTGTTAAAATTATGGAAGGAGTAAACACGATATATTGA
- a CDS encoding Crp/Fnr family transcriptional regulator: MKTIQSSCDTSTCMLCRYCIPEWVPSIERYKKTIRFNKGEQVFKEGESVKGIFFLKEGKIKVHKLWETDKQMIIRFAKPGDVIGHRGLGNNTSYPVSATALENIAVCFIERNFFLQTLQVNPAFNLKLMMFYSDELQDAEKRIRDLALMDVRGRIADTFLMLYNRFGTDDEGYINILLTRHDIASFAGTIYETFFKIAAELVKQKIIRYSGKKVKLLKMEKLQILAKMKS; this comes from the coding sequence ATGAAAACAATACAAAGCAGTTGTGATACGTCTACTTGTATGCTTTGCAGGTACTGCATACCCGAATGGGTGCCTTCTATTGAACGGTATAAAAAAACAATCCGGTTTAATAAAGGAGAACAGGTTTTTAAAGAAGGAGAATCGGTAAAAGGTATTTTTTTTCTAAAAGAAGGAAAGATCAAAGTGCACAAACTTTGGGAAACGGATAAACAAATGATCATCAGGTTTGCAAAACCAGGGGATGTTATTGGACACAGGGGATTAGGAAATAATACTTCTTACCCTGTTTCAGCAACTGCACTGGAAAATATCGCTGTATGTTTTATTGAAAGAAATTTTTTTCTCCAAACTTTACAGGTTAACCCGGCATTTAATTTAAAACTGATGATGTTTTATTCAGACGAATTACAGGATGCTGAAAAACGTATAAGAGATCTGGCCCTAATGGATGTAAGAGGCCGCATCGCAGACACTTTTTTGATGTTGTATAACAGGTTTGGAACGGATGATGAAGGTTATATAAATATCTTACTTACCAGACACGACATAGCTTCTTTTGCAGGAACCATCTACGAAACCTTTTTTAAAATTGCAGCTGAATTAGTAAAGCAAAAAATTATCAGGTACTCAGGTAAAAAAGTAAAATTGCTTAAAATGGAAAAACTACAGATACTTGCAAAGATGAAATCGTAA
- a CDS encoding PCC domain-containing protein, protein MFKVIPVDTSEIASFIGNIAIFNGKPVAHTHVSVADKDAIVRGGHLLELYVGPTLEVFVTVEPTALYKKLDKRYASVDDQVRRNHSIQYYSYPDYKFDRLRNESPERYESYAAMEMNKWITLRIEVKDTQAKLYLDNSKQPSLIVNDLKHGAGFSGGIGLWVEVGTESFFSDLKIQKE, encoded by the coding sequence ATGTTTAAAGTAATTCCGGTTGATACATCAGAGATCGCTTCTTTCATAGGTAATATTGCTATTTTCAATGGTAAGCCGGTTGCACATACGCATGTAAGTGTTGCTGATAAAGATGCCATTGTTCGTGGTGGTCACCTGTTAGAATTATACGTCGGTCCTACATTAGAAGTATTTGTAACTGTTGAACCCACTGCTTTGTATAAAAAGCTTGATAAAAGATATGCAAGTGTGGATGACCAGGTAAGGAGAAATCATTCTATTCAATACTATTCTTACCCGGACTATAAGTTTGACCGCTTAAGAAATGAATCACCGGAGCGGTATGAATCGTATGCAGCTATGGAGATGAATAAGTGGATTACGCTGCGGATTGAAGTGAAAGATACACAAGCAAAACTTTACCTTGATAACAGTAAGCAACCCTCATTGATAGTAAATGATCTGAAGCATGGAGCGGGTTTTTCAGGTGGCATTGGCCTTTGGGTTGAAGTTGGTACTGAAAGTTTTTTTTCTGATTTAAAAATTCAAAAAGAGTAA
- a CDS encoding serine hydrolase domain-containing protein — translation MKHLLLISCLLILNAAYIYAQTENIVKTEGITSELHRNNIGKIYFTSNEIAFPDLKSSDFLSTYKLTNKSNLFFIAFMGNSITNYLHQLNPGLSADSLVKSGNYQFTLLIDNQLIYQSNLYPGAPYARIQDSATVINKPLINNENGNGLWSESFWNRFMHFGGDSALTEGRHLLRMEIKPYLKAGDIKVGELIAAGNLNLIVERKPVINIANITLSPVKPYNGFKVSKEIFNTNKIKELKGNVEEGVFKKISSIVVIKNGKLLIEEYFNGETRYTLHDPRSVGKSFASTLTGIAIHENYLHTENQRLNEFYNLHAFENYSLQKENVTLKDLLTMSSAFDGNDEDENSPGNEENMYPTDDWVKFALGLPAKKDSLNNNWHYFTAGVILLGDILNKTVPGGLEKYADEKLFKPLGILNYKWQYTPQHVPNTAGGIQMNALDFAKYGQLYKNGGKWNGEQLISKEWVLKTFTKQKQITDRNNEFYSYLFWNKTFKANNKSYEAYYCAGNGGNYIIVFINQPLVIVITATAYGQSYAHPQINKILSDYILPAIIK, via the coding sequence ATGAAGCATTTACTTTTAATAAGTTGTTTACTCATACTTAACGCTGCATATATATATGCACAAACTGAAAACATAGTAAAAACAGAAGGCATAACTTCGGAGCTGCACCGAAACAATATTGGTAAGATATATTTTACCTCAAATGAAATTGCTTTCCCGGATTTAAAAAGTTCAGATTTCTTATCTACTTATAAACTAACAAATAAAAGCAATCTTTTTTTTATTGCTTTTATGGGCAATTCAATAACCAACTACTTACACCAATTAAATCCTGGTTTGTCTGCTGATTCACTTGTAAAAAGCGGGAACTATCAGTTTACGCTTTTAATAGATAATCAACTAATTTATCAGAGCAATTTGTATCCCGGTGCTCCTTATGCAAGGATACAGGACAGTGCAACTGTTATCAACAAGCCTCTTATCAATAATGAAAACGGCAATGGGCTTTGGAGTGAATCATTCTGGAACAGGTTTATGCATTTTGGCGGCGATTCTGCCTTAACCGAAGGCAGGCATTTATTACGAATGGAAATAAAGCCTTACCTGAAAGCAGGCGATATTAAAGTGGGAGAGTTAATTGCTGCCGGTAATTTAAACCTGATTGTGGAGCGAAAACCTGTTATTAATATTGCCAACATTACGCTAAGTCCGGTGAAACCGTATAATGGCTTTAAGGTATCAAAAGAAATTTTTAATACGAATAAAATTAAAGAACTGAAAGGAAATGTTGAAGAAGGCGTCTTCAAAAAAATAAGCAGTATCGTCGTAATTAAAAATGGGAAATTATTAATTGAAGAATATTTTAATGGTGAAACCCGCTATACATTGCATGATCCGCGTTCGGTAGGAAAATCATTTGCTTCAACCTTAACAGGCATAGCCATTCATGAAAACTATTTACACACAGAAAACCAGCGGCTGAATGAGTTTTACAACTTACATGCTTTTGAAAATTATTCCCTGCAGAAAGAAAATGTAACACTTAAAGACTTGCTAACTATGAGTTCTGCTTTTGATGGTAATGACGAAGATGAAAATTCTCCCGGCAACGAGGAAAATATGTACCCGACAGACGACTGGGTGAAATTTGCATTGGGCTTGCCAGCTAAAAAGGATAGCCTTAATAATAACTGGCATTATTTTACAGCAGGGGTAATCCTTTTAGGAGATATCTTAAACAAAACTGTTCCCGGCGGACTTGAGAAATATGCAGATGAGAAGTTATTTAAGCCCTTAGGCATTTTAAACTACAAGTGGCAATATACACCTCAGCATGTGCCTAACACGGCCGGTGGCATTCAAATGAATGCACTGGATTTTGCAAAATATGGACAACTATACAAAAACGGAGGAAAATGGAATGGCGAGCAACTAATATCAAAAGAATGGGTGCTTAAAACATTCACAAAACAAAAGCAAATAACAGACAGAAACAATGAGTTTTATAGCTACTTGTTTTGGAATAAAACATTTAAAGCAAACAATAAAAGCTATGAAGCATATTATTGTGCAGGTAATGGTGGAAACTATATTATAGTGTTTATAAACCAACCTCTTGTTATTGTAATAACTGCTACTGCCTACGGACAGTCGTATGCACACCCACAAATAAACAAGATACTTTCAGATTATATTTTACCGGCAATAATCAAATAA